The Cucumis melo cultivar AY chromosome 9, USDA_Cmelo_AY_1.0, whole genome shotgun sequence genome includes the window GTCCAAGAGAGACCACACCGTCTCAACATTCCCATGATCTGAATCCTGAGCCTACGTCTTTAGGTTTAGAGGAtgtaattctttttccttttttctttgaataAGTTAGGAGAGTGGTTTGAGAAGTAAAGCAAAACTAGATGAAGGGCAACTCTCCTTTGGCAGAACATGAAAGCCAAAGTCATTATGCCTGCCAATGGAGAGAAGCCCTTCTACTAATTTTgcttaataaaataatatgtaaCATTTGCATCACTTCGAGTGTCtgtgtatttatatatatatgaaaatggaGGAAATTGGAGCTTATACTTTTATGCAGCACCACGATTAAGAGACCTTTATAGGGAACTCAAATTTCATGCGGAAAAAGAATATGGGATCATAAGCATATGCCATTGGATATCCTTTTCTTTCCTTACACTATTATTCCCTTTCCTTGTAAAAAGCCCTAATTTCTCTTACAGATTCTTCTACTCATACTGATCTTGACTTATCATCATTCTCATCTCTCTGCCTCGTGAAATGAAGGTGCTAAAATGGGCAATGGCCAAAAAGAAAGTTATGGAGAGAAGATAGATGCTTTTCTTTACCTATACTAACTTGGAATATCCTATctcatattcttttttcttccctcCCTTTTACTACAAATTATCTTGTTTTTTTAAGTTTGGCTGTCTAAATATGGttctttaaattttgtaaaatgTTTTTGGGCCTTGAATACTTGGACAATCATCCAAGtcaattgttattattatctATGAGTTTAACGTATAGTTTAAAGCATGGTATTACTATTCTAAGAGTTTATGTTCTGTCTTTACCCattattaatttcaaattcgagagtatttttctatttttattttaggacattcttaaataaacataaacaatattccttttcttagattttttttttcttttttttttggtgggATGATTGCAAAAGTCACCAACGGTTGATTACATGAAATCACCAACAATAGTGAAGGAATTATCTGAGCATGGGATCTACCTTATTAAGAAATGCTCTAATCAAGACTATAAACAATGGTGAACAGTTCCTAAATTATATCAAATTTGCAATTATTGAATAACCtacatatttaaaaatgttataaTCAACcttaaatttaactatttatCTAATAAGCATTATTGGTGTATCTCTACTTAATTAACTAtagaatttaaatttaaaggctataaatataatgaaatagttAAGTTTTTTAAACacgattaattaaatatataccaCATAAAAATTGAATTGACTTCTACTGAATTTTGTCTcaataatttcataaacttGTATGATGTTTCAAATGTGCAACAAAGTTACATAAAATTAACTGCAAAAAGAACAATATCATATATATTATAGATATATATAAGCATTGATAAACATAATATTTTCTCTCTCATTTTATTTTTGGTGTCTGACTGTAAGCCTTTCCCTCAATATTCTTACTCCCATGTACCTGCAACGTTGACAAGAAGAACAAACTAATTAGGTTAAGATCACCAAACTCGTTATCTCCTGATAGAATTAAACCTCCATAACTTCGACGTCAAAACCACAAGTCTTGCTAGTTTGATAAATTGAAAAAAGTAATCCATAGGGAGAAAAAAGGGAAATTAAAGAAGATACCTGCCAAGCATCATCACTGTAGCCTGAGGGTTAGTTCCAGGCGAATCATGAAAAGTTGATCCATCAACCACCCTTAAAGAATCCACTCCCAAAACTCTATAATCCCTATCCACCACCGCTCCGGTCTGACAGCCGCCGTGGTAATGCCAGATCGTCATCACCGTGTCCCTGCAGTACTGCTCCGGCGACCTCGTCAAGTTCTCGTGTTTCGGCAGCAGGTTGATCGGTGCACTCGCCGTCATGTTCAGAAGCGTCGCTACCGAAACGTTGTTGTATCGGAACCTGGAGAAGGATTTTGAATCGATTATGCGGCGGATTAGGTTGATGCCAGCGACACAGCGGTGGAGGTCAGTGGGTTCTTTGAAGTAGTTGAATGTGACGGAGGGGTTGTCGTTCGGGTCTCGGGTTCGGAGCTCCAGATGACCTGAGGAAATTGGACCCATTATTTTTTCGAGGATGAAGCCGCCTCGGAATGCGGCTTGGTTCAGTGCCTTCATTGCTTCTGTGGCTTTGGCTATGGCTTCCGCCGTTCTTTGCTTCGGTGGAACTGTCGATAGCTGCCCGATCTGCCcaatgttttttaatttttaccaAGTATTTTTGAAATCAAGAGTAACAACGTAACTTGAAATTATAAAGTATTATGGAAACAAATTATAAGGTATTTTTGAAATCTATGTTTATCCAAAAGGAGTGATGAAATTTAGGAATATAGCCTCGAAGGTGTACCTTAGGAGAGAACATGCCGAAGTCTCTGGTAGAAGGGCCGCCGCCGAAGTTCTCGCCACTGGCGGCTTCAATGTACGTTCCGTTTTGGGTAATTCCGACAACCTCAATCAGCGACAACTCTACCGGAACGGGGGATGGAACGAAAACGGCGTTCATTGGGTTATCGGACACCCTCTGCCCCACCATGGGATGGTCCAAAACCACTGTTATGTTATGGGCCTTAAGATGTTGGGCTGGTCCCAACCCACTTAGCATTAGGAGTTGTGGGCTTCCAAGACAGCCCGCTGATATGATTATTTCACTCTTGGGCCCATACTTAAGGTAGGCTCTGTGTTTTATTCCCTTCGAGTCCTCAAAGACCACTCCGTGGGCCTTGGGCCTTTCTTCCCCTATTCACATAGCAGGTAAACGATAAGGGATATTAATGAAAGAGATCGAAGATATTAGTACATCTTCCATTGGTGGCATTTTGgccaataaatatatatatatatatattacaactATAAAGCAATTgcatatataatacaaaaatcaataaaatactaaaaaagaaTACACAAACAACTCTATTTTGGTGACttctttcttgattttttaaaataaaagctATTTTTGACGGTTATTATTAGTGATAACTTtctatttatcattattatgaGTGTTTCTTCTTAGTTTTCTCAAATTAAAGACTATCATTAATAGCTACTTAGTGATAGTAATTAATAACTTCTATAAGTTGCTATCGCTCGAAGAAATTTACAAGTTAATGAGTCTAACATTTGCTAATTCTAgaaatattttattgtttaacATATATTTATAGTTTATTTCTTAGATGGTGGTACTGTTTGCTGTAATTTTTGAAGTAACAGCCATAATTATAGTCTTGTAAATGATAATATATGACATaagattaaaagaaaatgtaatgTAAGGAGAGGATAAATTGAGATACCTAGAGGTCGGAAAATGATCGAATGGGCAGAGGCGTAAAGCAAGACATCTAAGTTGGAAGGATTGGCATAGGACAAAAGATCAGCAGCGGTGTGTCGATGGCCATGATGATCGAAGATGGTGCCGCCCACTTTAGTACCGTATAAGTGATCGTAGGTGAACCCATTATTAGGCTTCACGCCCGCTTCAATCAGACCGTCCCTCACCGCCGATTGCCACTCCCCCATCGGCGGTTCGAACGCCACCACTCTCTCCACCCACTCGTATGACTCCTTCACCAACCTTTTCTCCCATCCCGCTCTCCTATACAAAGAAGAACAAAAGCATTcacaattttatatatattaacctTTAATCGTTTCTTATATACTATACcctaaacaattttaatattttcataaattttagacttaaatattattgatagttttcacttttaatttattttggtcTGTGTTTAGActtctatcaatatctattagtatattgataaaaatctatcggtttttttcaacatattttgaaattttattatgtttaaagatattttgattcgtttttctattttaaaaaatggccCTTTTTCACAAGTGTTTATTtgtgtttttatatttttaagaaGTGACCATTTGGGTCTCTTCATTTTGTGTTCTATTTACAGTGTCAAAATGGTAACTTTAAAgagttagaaactcaaaataaaccaaatctaaaaataCATACATCAATTAATAATTGATTTCATCTGATcctaaattttcattttgcttataaatgattttttaagaaaaattattctaaatgccaaaacaataactaaaaatattactatagttgaaaatattttggtacctttcttttctttttgttactttgtcaatttatccAAACAATACCTAATTATTTTTAGATTGCATAATTGATTAAATTAGTGTTAGTGAGAGGAGAACCTGACATAATCAGAGGAGGCGCGTGTGTAAAATCCGGCATTAAGGCAGCTGCCGCCGCCGAGAACACGAGCGCGTGAATTGATAACACCGTCCTCCGACACGAAACGTTGCGACGGCGAAGAAGCAGACAAATCAGAAAGGGCAGCCCCAAAAGCCGATAAGTTGGTAATATTGGGATTTCCGTACGGCGAGCCACCACGTTCTAACATCAATACCTTATAATTTTCCGATAGGGTGGCCGCCAATGGGCATCCCGCCGTCCCACCTCCGACGATTATGTAGTCGTAGTATGATACCATCGGAGCATCGGTTGCATTTCGCAAGAAACTAAATTTTGGAACTGTAGAAAGCAGAGGAACTATTAAATGGATTTCCTATTTCCTATATAATAAAGCAAGGGATTAATAACTTCAAATTAACCCATCAACTTATGTTTTTGGGCTAAGTTATGTAAAATACACCCAAAAAGGTGTTTATAAAATATCTCTTTCCATGACAACATCtgacaaaaataatttttatttgctAATGATAGATCAAAATATTATTGGAACTTTGgaaagaggagaagaagaaaggattatTCATCGGTaataagaattaaaaaaacgttaatacaaaaaaaaaatgtatatatatatatatatatatatatatataaagaaagaaTTTGCAAATCTCACAGGAgcagttaaaaaaaattaaaatattatttagcaaatttattttttaaaaagagcctatttttcttaaaaaataatttcaaaagtaCAATTAACcttaaagaatatatatatttagccTAAACATTACAGTGATGGATGAGAACAACTACTTTGAGTGAATTTAATTAGTTGATATCACCAATACCATAGAGAATTAAAATTGCTTTAATATTTTCtaagatttatttttatctctatatttttaaaatattcataacTTTTTTGTATCTACCTTTATCAAAAGTAACGATTTTGATCTTTTTAGTGAACCAAATAGTCAAATTTTAAACGTGCACACgagtaaaataaacaaaaatgacATCAccaattgaaatgaatttttttcaaatcaaaattaaatattcaaaaactataaactaaaataaaccaaaatcgaAAATAGCATTGAAAGCAATGAAATTTAGAATTACTTCATACAAACTCAACCAATAAAGTTATTATAATCGGATCAAAAGGTTAGGTTAGAAGTTTGAATTGTTCAAGGAGAAAGAGGGTACCTTGTTGGGAGGAAGAAAAACCATGGAAGAGAAGAAAAGCAGTAAGAGCAGAAGTGAAAAATCCACCCCAAACAAAACCACTCATTTTCTTgtcaacaaaaacaaatataatgaaatgaaatgaaaccCAAGAAAATGAGTGGTTTATATATAAAGTATTAGCAATAAACTAAGCTGTGAGTACAATGAGGAGAAATTACAGAGGGAATACAAAGATTATTTTCTCAGCAATATCGGAGAaatcaaagaagaaagaggTCTAAAGAAAATGCACACTTTGTGAAACTCCTAAACTATTCCGATGCCTTCGCTTTGACAATGGTTGGGAATTTGAAAGAATTTCTATGAAACTCAAAGAAAGAGAGATGGATTGTAGTAATTGCGAGTTGCAAGAGAAAATGGCAAATGGTTTTCATCATCGGGGACTGTGATTTGGATTTATATATAAATGTCAACGCAATGAATTTCATGAATATGATTTTACCttctctattttcttgtggattgttttttttttttttttccttgaaaAAAAGTGATATGAAGTGTAATAAATTTATCCCACCTAATCCATTGCTAATTAGGGTAAAGATTGAAAGTTGGAGTAATATGCTTTTATAAGGCTATATAAGCTTAAACCGATGAAGAAATTTGTGGAgaatgtttaattttaaaaaatagatcaTTTTGGAAAAAGTTTCGGTGTTTTTACAAATAATAAGGGGTCGTTTGGGAAAAGTGTTGGATTATGGAGTATTATGATAAACATGattttattataatatgtgtttggaggaatgATTTAAAATGtggttttatgataagatgtgaataggggaaatgttTAAAAAGGTGGTTGTATGGGAGAGTTGAAGAGATAGGATTATGATGTGGAGTTGAAAAATGTTTAAGGAGGAGAGAGTGTGAAAAGAGGTTATGATAACCCCTTGTTCCAAACAAGGGTTGAGTTACCATAACCAACGCAATAGTAATAACCTTGGATCAAACAATCCCtaaaagttgattttgaaatgtattttaaacattttttataaaaaaaatatttaaataaaaataaacttttgaaaaatatttttatttcttgagCGAATTCAAACGATTCTAGATGAAAGAGAATATGTCAATTGCAGTAAAGTATTATAAGAATCTAATCCGTGTTATTTTATTCGGAGAGAGTTTGAAAATAGGGCAAATATCTAGAAAGGGGTAAGATTAGTTgcttttaaattgtttaaattttttcatttcaaatagGTGAAGAAAAAACATTGAACTTTcgatataaaagaaagaaaataaacattagttaaaacttttattttcaaattttaaactacaaacacaatttaatttaataattttctttatattaaTGCATATAATAATTGTATAAAATCTCTTATTTAgtcctaaaaaagaaaaaaaaatatcactCAAACAAGATTTTTGACACATTTCTACTCTTCTCAAACGCTATCTATATCTCAAGAACTAAACTTGCAAAATAAACAAACACCTTTAAATCCTAAAACATTACTTATCATGCATATCCATTTAACTCAAAACTTATCTTACATATATCCAAATGAATTCATTATCTCAAACATTTAAATCACATATATTTAATACTATCCATATAAGACAATATAGAGATTGAAACAAGTCGTAGTAGTTACAATTAAGTAGCTTTTATCGAATTAATTTCAAATACCTACTTTGATTTCTCTAGGGTAATAAATTATTGAATTAATTTGAACTCAATTAACAAAGTGCTTGTTTTAAGAATTTAATAATAGTacgattaatttaatttgaccGTAACTTAGTAGATAAAAACATTACCACCTTAAAAGTTGATAATTCAATATCCAGtagtataaattttaattactTTATCAAAAAGTACAGAAAAGCAATGATCAATAAACAAACACCTTAAAAGGAGGCTTTAATTGAAATCAACGACCCATTAGAAATTAGCTCAACTTCATTTAAATCTCAGTCATTCCACTTCCATTCTTGTAGCTGCACATTAATTTCTTATTCCAAGAAACAATAAATGGTACTAAAAATCTGTTGAAGTATACCACCCTATTTTTAAATTCCAAGCGTACCGTAGATTTATATTTATACattaaaaggaaattaaaaaaaaaaaaaaaagtaaaaactacTTAGACTTTATTCAGTTGAAATCACAAGCGATCAACAAATTGATCACAACCATCTAAATGTAAGTactgaaaattttcatttcattttaatacCAACCACATTTTAACTTGGAAGTTGGAGGTTCAGGTTCTATCTTCTACCCACTCGTTTTTATCGGTGTAGTCAGCAATACAAAGAAAAGACGGTTCATCACTTGTAAGacccaaaataaattttattaccATGAGATTACAATTCGGAAACCCTACAATAATGGCAGCCTCCAGCTAAATTTGGACCATTCTTATGCATTTTCTATTTACTAATTCTAAAACGTAAATGAGTGGTCCATAATCTCTCGGGTGCCTTTTTCCAATAAGCAGGAGGAAGAACAATAAACTTCAAACAAAATCTTACAAATCTGCCAACATAGGAATCAAGATAAATAATCTCTATTTCTAAGACGAGAACCTTCCTATCCCACATGTAAGACATATTACGTACTGAGGGGAGTATAAATTTAGAATCGAATAGATGATCTAAACTAGTGAGCGCTTTCATTGAAATGGCACTAGCGAGTGCAAGGAAAGAAAAATGGAGGAATGGACACTGGGAAAGAATCGAGGATTTTGACGGATAGAAGAAACCAAATGTAATGAGCTATGTCTATCATCAGTATAGAGAGTTGTAGGTGTAGCAGGTGGAAACAATGGAGACTACACAAATGAGGAGGGAGGGAATGAGTGTAACATTCAAGAGCCTACTTCGGCCTAAGTAACCAGCAAGGGTTATAGTTCCATCTGCAATTACTCGTGCAATAGTTCCGGCTTCTGTTGATAACAATCCACCATTATATGTACCACGTGAAAGTCGAGATGACATGACTCGTGAGAGAAGTGCAAGGTTCACACCTGTGTCAGAcaagatcaaaagaaaatttgtGTCATTCTCAAATGAAAGGGGGAAAAAAAGTAATCCttgatgataaaaaaaaaacttgtgtGGTTGAGCTCTATGAAAATAGCAAAATCCTAAACCAAAAGAATACCATAATCCAAATAAGATAAACGAGTTTCCATGCACGTTTCAGTTAAATCCCTCGTATGTTCTATTTTTAACAGTTGttaagtaaaaataaataaataaataatataaaactcAGTAAATATTTTTCACCAAGTGAACAAAATTCccagatttttttctttttcaaatttagatTGCAAGAGTTTGAGAACTTCTTCAGACTTCCTTGTATAAAGATTTTCCTCACTAACCAAAGGAGAGGGGAAAGATTTTCTAATAAAAGAGAAATGTTTGGTGCATCTTGAGCTTGCACCTATCTAAAGATAATCGATGTAGTCCAAAATGCACCTGtgtatttcttttctttttttttttgtaaaacattttaaaatgttaccAATCAACTTTTGTAACACAGTCAACCATCATTAGAAGTTGAAAAATGTTTAGAATTAGTAAATTCTTTAAAAACatgaaaaaatatttagtaAATTCCTGACCTTCAAGCACTTCTGCCGACACAAACATGATAAGTCCAGAGCCCACATATTGAACCACAGAGTATGGTACTATTACATTGAAGCTTAAAAGGATGCCTATCAAGACAAGAACTTCAGATACCAACAGTATTTGCCTGCAAGGAAGATGTTAAAACAAAATACGTGAGAGAAGTTAGTTCAAGGGAAGAAAGTTTTTAAAACCAACAAACGTGTTCTCCATAATCCCTTTGAAGTAATTACCTATCTTCAAACATGTTGCTAATGTAACTACCAACAAATATATTCACCGGAAGAACTGTCAGACCAAGGCATGCCAGGAAAATTGCCACAGAGCTCGTGGACCAACCGAAGTAGTATGTGGTAACAACGCTAGACTCCGAAAGCAAAACTTCCATTGCATATTTGAGCATGAAATATATCAATAATTGAACCTGTTGACATCATATGCTCAGTTAAAATATGATGACAAGAAAACTCAAAAGAAAGAGTTGTGTAAGGAAGTTGAAAACATCATTTTAAAACAACAGTAGCAAGCTAGATAGAAAGGTttatctttaaaaagaaaaaagaacacttaagaagaaagggaagaaaaaaaaacagggTCATTCACAACAACAGTTAGTAGATTATTATATGTACTGACAATGAGAACCACATCATTCAGCATTACAATCCCAAAGGA containing:
- the LOC103482699 gene encoding protein HOTHEAD, with amino-acid sequence MSGFVWGGFFTSALTAFLLFHGFSSSQQVPKFSFLRNATDAPMVSYYDYIIVGGGTAGCPLAATLSENYKVLMLERGGSPYGNPNITNLSAFGAALSDLSASSPSQRFVSEDGVINSRARVLGGGSCLNAGFYTRASSDYVRRAGWEKRLVKESYEWVERVVAFEPPMGEWQSAVRDGLIEAGVKPNNGFTYDHLYGTKVGGTIFDHHGHRHTAADLLSYANPSNLDVLLYASAHSIIFRPLGEERPKAHGVVFEDSKGIKHRAYLKYGPKSEIIISAGCLGSPQLLMLSGLGPAQHLKAHNITVVLDHPMVGQRVSDNPMNAVFVPSPVPVELSLIEVVGITQNGTYIEAASGENFGGGPSTRDFGMFSPKIGQLSTVPPKQRTAEAIAKATEAMKALNQAAFRGGFILEKIMGPISSGHLELRTRDPNDNPSVTFNYFKEPTDLHRCVAGINLIRRIIDSKSFSRFRYNNVSVATLLNMTASAPINLLPKHENLTRSPEQYCRDTVMTIWHYHGGCQTGAVVDRDYRVLGVDSLRVVDGSTFHDSPGTNPQATVMMLGRYMGVRILRERLTVRHQK